One genomic window of Quercus robur chromosome 6, dhQueRobu3.1, whole genome shotgun sequence includes the following:
- the LOC126690007 gene encoding cation/H(+) antiporter 15-like, whose product MAEMQRPYNETNSTIVCYAPTMITTNGIWQGDNPLDYSLPLFILQLTMVVVTTRVLVFLLKPFRQPRVISEVLGGVILGPSVLGRSATFAQTMFPLRSVMVVETLANMGLLYFLFLVGVEMDITAIRRTGKKSLAIALSGMVLPFVVGSVFAFFLYKSQGSMTLGTYILFFSLAVSVTAFPVLARILAELKLVNSEIGKIALSSALVNDMCAWILLAFAIALSENDSSSLASLWVILSSILFVVFCIFVVRPAISWMIQRTPDGETISEFYICLILTGVMISGFITDAIGTHSVFGAFVFGLVIPNGPVGVTLIEKLEDFVSGLLLPLFFAISGLKTDIRTIRHPSTWGYLFLVIFLACAGKVIGTLLMSLIYRMTVREGVTLGFLMNTKGLVELIVLNVGRDQEVLDVQSFSLMVVAAIIMTAIVMPVVTTIYTPARRFFPYKRRTIQSSKPDAEFRVLVCIHNPRNVPTIINLLEASHPTKRSPICIYALHLVELTGRASAMLIVHNTRKSGRQALNRTQAQSDHIINAFENYEQRSGCVSVNPLTAISPYSSMHEDICNLAEDKRVGLIIIPFHKQQTVDGGMEAKNPAYQMVNKKVLANAPCSVGILIDRGLNGSTRLAAKSVSHHIAVLFFGGPDDREALFYAWRMSEHPGVRVTVLRLIIGEDAIDPAELNSGTRIRKSEHIGISYKLLRFFNGGDAASEPATLAIKANQEREKKLDEDLLKKFQIHTSNNESIMYIEKVVNNGEDTVAAIRSIESSHDLFIVGRGQGMTSPLTAGLTDWSECPELGAIGDLLASSDFASTVSVLVVQQFVGTEPQEDDLVVELGSMRHSTLDGEGPSEPPRGQNAFRPYTTDTN is encoded by the exons ATGGCAGAAATGCAGCGACCATATAACGAAACAAACAGCACAATAGTATGCTATGCGCCGACCATGATAACAACAAATGGTATATGGCAAGGCGATAACCCTTTAGAttattctctccctctcttcatTTTGCAATTGACAATGGTCGTTGTTACTACTCGTGTTCTGGTTTTCCTCCTCAAACCCTTCCGCCAACCTCGTGTTATCTCTGAAGTTTTG GGTGGAGTGATATTGGGTCCATCAGTGCTTGGAAGGAGCGCAACCTTTGCCCAAACAATGTTTCCTCTAAGAAGTGTGATGGTGGTTGAGACATTGGCAAATATGGGTCTCCTTTACTTCCTCTTCCTGGTTGGAGTGGAGATGGACATTACAGCAATCAGGCGAACTGGAAAAAAGTCGTTGGCTATTGCACTTTCTGGAATGGTCTTACCCTTCGTGGTTGGTTCCGTCTTCGCCTTCTTTCTTTACAAATCACAGGGTAGCATGACACTAGGGACTTACATCCTATTCTTCAGTCTTGCCGTCTCTGTCACTGCATTCCCAGTGCTTGCTCGAATACTTGCAGAGCTTAAACTCGTAAATTCGGAGATTGGCAAGATTGCTTTATCATCAGCTCTTGTCAATGACATGTGTGCTTGGATTCTATTAGCTTTTGCTATTGCCCTGTCTGAGAATGATAGTTCTTCTTTAGCTTCCCTCTGGGTGATACTGTCTAGCATATTATTTGTTGTCTTTTGCATTTTTGTTGTCCGTCCAGCAATCTCATGGATGATCCAGAGAACCCCAGACGGAGAGACCATCAGTGAGTTCTATATATGTCTCATTCTCACTGGGGTTATGATCTCGGGCTTTATTACAGATGCCATTGGAACACATTCTGTGTTTGGAGCTTTTGTGTTTGGTCTTGTAATTCCAAATGGACCAGTTGGAGTTACTCTCATAGAAAAGCTTGAGGACTTTGTTTCGGGGCTTCTGCTCCCTCTCTTCTTTGCCATTAGCGGGCTGAAGACTGATATACGCACTATCAGGCATCCCAGCACCTGGGGATATCTATTCCTAGTCATTTTTCTTGCTTGTGCTGGCAAAGTTATAGGAACTCTCCTTATGTCACTCATTTACCGGATGACTGTACGTGAAGGCGTTACTCTTGGTTTCCTTATGAACACAAAGGGCCTTGTTGAATTGATTGTGCTGAATGTTGGAAGGGACCAAGAG GTGTTAGATGTTCAATCATTTTCACTCATGGTAGTTGCAGCTATAATCATGACTGCAATAGTCATGCCCGTTGTAACAACAATTTACACACCGGCAAGGAGGTTCTTCCCATACAAAAGGCGAACAATCCAAAGTTCAAAACCAGATGCAGAATTTCGAGTACTTGTGTGCATTCACAACCCTCGAAATGTCCCAACAATCATCAACCTCCTTGAAGCCTCTCACCCCACCAAAAGATCTCCAATATGCATCTATGCGCTCCACTTGGTTGAACTCACGGGCCGTGCATCTGCCATGCTTATAGTCCATAATACCCGGAAATCAGGTCGACAAGCCCTTAACCGGACTCAAGCTCAGTCCGACCATATCATCAATGCATTCGAGAACTATGAGCAGCGTTCTGGTTGTGTGTCTGTCAACCCCCTCACTGCGATTTCCCCTTACTCTAGCATGCATGAAGACATCTGCAATTTAGCTGAAGACAAACGAGTCGGCCTAATAATCATCCCTTTCCACAAACAACAAACCGTTGATGGAGGCATGGAAGCTAAAAATCCGGCCTATCAAATGGTGAACAAGAAAGTACTTGCAAATGCACCTTGCTCAGTTGGAATTCTTATTGACAGAGGCCTAAATGGGTCCACACGCTTGGCTGCAAAATCAGTATCTCACCACATAGCTGTGCTATTCTTTGGTGGACCAGATGATAGAGAAGCATTATTCTATGCATGGAGGATGTCCGAACATCCTGGAGTAAGAGTTACAGTATTGAGGCTCATTATTGGTGAGGATGCAATTGATCCTGCAGAACTGAACTCTGGAACTAGGATTAGGAAGTCCGAACATATTGGAATAAGCTATAAATTATTGCGGTTCTTTAATGGTGGGGATGCAGCATCTGAACCTGCA ACGTTAGCAATTAAAGCAaaccaagaaagagagaagaagctgGACGAAGATCTTCTAAAGAAGTTCCAAATACATACCTCCAACAATGAATCAATCATGTATATAGAGAAAGTGGTGAATAACGGGGAGGATACCGTGGCGGCCATAAGGTCAATAGAAAGCAGTCATGACCTGTTTATTGTTGGGAGAGGACAAGGAATGACTTCACCACTCACAGCAGGACTAACTGATTGGAGTGAGTGCCCTGAGCTGGGTGCTATAGGTGATTTGTTAGCTTCATCAGATTTTGCATCCACTGTTTCGGTTTTGGTGGTGCAACAGTTTGTTGGGACGGAGCCACAAGAGGATGACCTTGTGGTTGAGCTTGGCAGTATGCGTCATAGCACGCTTGATGGCGAGGGACCTTCCGAGCCGCCAAGGGGACAAAATGCATTTAGGCCATATACTACTGATACTAACTAG